One Nicotiana sylvestris chromosome 12, ASM39365v2, whole genome shotgun sequence genomic window carries:
- the LOC104240799 gene encoding ethylene-responsive transcription factor ERF024: protein MSSPGASSSGGSSGRHPVYKGIRRRKSSGKWVSEIREPRSPNRIWLGTFPTPEMAAVAYDVAALALKGRDAELNFPNSASSLPVPTTNSPRDIQAAAACAAAALGAAGDALGARRGVDNSNNRPVSREVENSTPWNNNEFMDEDLIFDMPNVIMNMAEGMLLSPPRFNVPDDDTSAAEYIADQDLWNYP from the coding sequence ATGTCCAGTCCTGGGGCGAGTAGCAGTGGCGGAAGCAGTGGCCGCCACCCTGTGTACAAAGGAATAAGGAGAAGGAAGAGCAGCGGAAAATGGGTGTCAGAAATTCGAGAGCCACGATCACCCAATAGGATTTGGCTTGGTACATTTCCTACCCCGGAAATGGCAGCAGTTGCTTATGACGTAGCAGCACTGGCCCTTAAAGGCCGGGATGCTGAGTTGAATTTCCCGAACTCAGCATCCTCATTGCCTGTCCCGACTACCAACTCCCCTCGTGATATTCAGGCGGCTGCAGCCTGCGCGGCTGCAGCTCTTGGGGCAGCCGGGGATGCTTTAGGCGCCCGTAGAGGAGTTGATAATAGCAACAATAGACCGGTTTCCAGAGAGGTAGAAAATTCAACACCTTGGAATAATAATGAGTTTATGGAtgaagatttgatctttgatATGCCAAATGTTATTATGAATATGGCTGAAGGTATGCTTCTTAGTCCTCCACGTTTCAACGTTCCTGACGATGACACTTCTGCTGCTGAATATATTGCTGACCAAGATCTCTGGAATTATCCCTAA